TCTTGATAAATAACCACTATCTTCTAATGCAGTCATAACGACAAAGAAGAAGGCGACTAGCGGAACAAATCCGAGCAATGCCGCGAATCCAGCGTAAGGACCATTAATAATAAAAGCACTAAAACCCTCAGGGAGAAAGGAAAGAGAAGGCTCGATAACTGCTCCTTGAAGCCAATCAGTGAAGTTTCCCACTGGATCTTGCAAGGGCATTCCCACGAACCAAATCGCCAGAAAAACTGCAAGCATGGATACAAAGAAAATTGGCAAGCCAACAACTCTGTTCAATAAGATTGAATCCAATCGATTACTGAAGGTAGTAACATCTTCGGAGGGCATTTCAACGCCGATCCGAGTTACTTCATCCATATCGTTGTCAGTAACTTTATTGTCTCGGAAAAAGGTAGCTATATCACTACACTTATAAGAATCATCGATTGTTTGCAATTTATCCCAAATACCCTGTATCGCTAATACGCACCCACTACCGTATTTCGCACTGATCGTAAAAACAGGCATATTGAGCGTTTCAGATAACTCCTTAGTATTGATCTTTACTCCAAAGCGTTTGACTTCGTCTGCCATGTTTAGCATTAAGACGCATGGGAGACCTAATCTCTGTACTTGAAGAGGCATTAAAATCTGCCTATCAATTTGCGAAGCATTAATCACACAAACAATGAGATCGAAATTATAATTTTCCAGGAATTTCTGTACGACTAATTCATCTTCTGTAAATCCTTCTAAATCATAAATCCCGGGGAGGTCAACAAACTCATACGTTTTTCCATTATAGTCCAGATTAGCCTGCATAAAATCAACAGTTAATCCCGGCCAGTTAGCAACCCCAGCATTTGACTTGGTAACTGTGTTGAAAAAAGTAGATTTGCCTGTGTTCGGCTGCCCTATAAACACGATCCGAGGGATCTTGTTTTTGGTTTGGATTGACGAGGCTGAGCTTGCAACAATCATGAAATTTGAAGTTGAGAGAGATGAACAGTTGGAAGATTTAAGATTTAGAAATCAAAACTAATTTTGCTTCTGTCTTCCGAATCGCAATTTCTGTTGTACTACCTACTCGTACCTGATAAGGATCTCCAGCGGGGGCTTTACGCAGAACTTTGACTGTTTTACCTTTGCGTAAACCCATTGCGATTAGTCGATCCCTGAAGCCATCTCCTATTTGAGAACCATCGCTAACAATATCAACGACTGTTGCTGTGCCATCTGATACATCTAAATCGCTCAATGTAAATTCAGTAGTCATTTTGTGTTAGCAAAGAAATCAAGGTTGGGCATTAATGGCAGTGAAAATTGAATGAAGATCGGTAATATATTCGATACCAGCAAGTCAAACACTTGCTAATAGTAAACAAACGAGCAATTCAGGCAAGCAACAAATTACTACTGATGTTGAATCAAAGGCTACAAGTTGAAAGTCTTTAGAATTGGCATATATTTCTTTGTTATCAATTATTGCAATGTAATCAATCATTTGACAACTTTAGCTTCTGCTCAAAGGTGTACGCTATTGAAAAATAAAGGAATTTAATGTTTTTATTGGAATTCGAGATTATTGTTTTGATCGTTGTTCTTATTGTTGCGTATTCAAGGCGCTCAATCATTGCACGGTATCTTTCCAGGCAAAGATATGAAAAAGCCGCAAAAAAAGCGATTGTTGCCTTTAAGCAATTGGATCAAGCTGGAGGTCAGTTGGCAATATTTAATCATTTGGTTAAGCAGGGACATATCATCAAATCTAAAAGGCGTGTCGGCAAATTTTATATGATTCCCAATTTTATCGTTAATGGAGAAAAGCAAGATATTATGCTGCGAATGTCGGACAGTAGCGAGCCATTCTGGATGGCTCTATTCAATATTTACAATGCATCGATTCAAGATAACTATTTTACTTCTGAACTTTTAGTTCCAGATCTATGGAGCGATGAATTTGATCAGCTTTATATTCATTGGAATAATAATTTTCATGAGAATTTAGTCTTTTCGGAGCTTAATAGTGTTTGGACTGAAGAAATTGCTTAGTTGCTTTCAATCACATCATTAGAAGTGAATGGCTGAATTAAGTGGAGGAACTGTCTAGAAGCCAGACACAGAGTAAACCGATAAAGAAGGCCACATTCACGATACTTGAATCATTTTCTCCGCGAGAATGAGCTTCCTTCATGACTTCTTCCACGACCAAATAAATCA
The Synechococcus sp. CC9311 DNA segment above includes these coding regions:
- the feoB gene encoding ferrous iron transport protein B, with amino-acid sequence MIVASSASSIQTKNKIPRIVFIGQPNTGKSTFFNTVTKSNAGVANWPGLTVDFMQANLDYNGKTYEFVDLPGIYDLEGFTEDELVVQKFLENYNFDLIVCVINASQIDRQILMPLQVQRLGLPCVLMLNMADEVKRFGVKINTKELSETLNMPVFTISAKYGSGCVLAIQGIWDKLQTIDDSYKCSDIATFFRDNKVTDNDMDEVTRIGVEMPSEDVTTFSNRLDSILLNRVVGLPIFFVSMLAVFLAIWFVGMPLQDPVGNFTDWLQGAVIEPSLSFLPEGFSAFIINGPYAGFAALLGFVPLVAFFFVVMTALEDSGYLSRAAYLMDALMRSAGLDGRGFVLQLFGFGCNVPAIMGTRTIRSKTQRLLSILIIPFALCSARLQVFVFFLGIILPGIAGGFALWLLYIISFVVAFVLAMIFNLSGQFKSKDPFVIELPPYRTPTFKQVALNVWSEMTTFVRNLAIFMIIGTCITWYLTNYPGGAEGMNTYAGRIGTFFQPLMAPLGINPLLTVSLIIGFVAKEVQLAAVATMYGLGEGSDALKTTLGGVITFRQGFSYCLFSLLYVPCLTTVATIWGETKSARFTIFSVTVSMVVAWVVAFSFYQSWGLIFG
- a CDS encoding FeoA family protein; its protein translation is MTTEFTLSDLDVSDGTATVVDIVSDGSQIGDGFRDRLIAMGLRKGKTVKVLRKAPAGDPYQVRVGSTTEIAIRKTEAKLVLISKS